The following are encoded together in the Drosophila takahashii strain IR98-3 E-12201 chromosome X, DtakHiC1v2, whole genome shotgun sequence genome:
- the LOC108063242 gene encoding uncharacterized protein, giving the protein MASITFKNRPTQVLHTYQVWRIGSNVNDKSLDYCLADKSVDKFHASLTRGEKGLFLVNESRHGSVAVNGERVGGPVLITYRDAINGIVKLRFGRVEGYLRVSGSITG; this is encoded by the exons ATGGCTAGTATTACGTTCAAGAATCGACCCACCCAGGTGCTGCACACCTACCAAGTCTGGCGCATCGGCAGCAATGTGAACGACAAGAGTCTGGACTACTGTCTTGCGGACAAG TCGGTGGACAAGTTCCATGCCAGCTTGACCCGCGGCGAGAAGGGTTTGTTTCTGGTCAACGAGAGTCGCCATGGAAGTGTGGCCGTGAATGGCGAGCGGGTTGGCGGTCCCGTGCTGATCACCTATCGCGATGCCATCAATGGCATTGTCAAGCTCCGTTTTGGCCGGGTCGAGGGATATCTGCGCGTATCGGGAAGCATTACTGGCTAA
- the LOC108063216 gene encoding microfibril-associated glycoprotein 4-like has translation MKSGLVVIVLFLFLLKEHPLAGANSIKDVSKESIYESAENKSNSYCFSIFKPILDYFVKNADEAKAELRKTIEDLQSQLKNAKDRIEVKDILMSVKDENISDLRNHIKSLETTLSERSKQLSECRESDFPDTCPSGGANEVYQIKPRGMEPFKVPCVSSAAGWTVIQRRFDGSENFDRNWTDYRQGFGNIRGEFFIGLEKLHRMTVARPHELYIKLGKVDGSTSYARYDDFQIGSEAESYELKKTGKYSGEAGDSIAMHLGNKFSTFDRDNDRDTRHCAGNKCGGWWYNDCAQSSLNGQYYKNGQSDEKNGINWASWHDYTYTISLTFAEMMIRPKSL, from the exons ATGAAATCCGGGCTTGTAGTGATtgttcttttccttttccttctgAAAGAACATCCTTTAGCTGGTGCAAACTCAATCAAGGATGTATCAAAGGAATCCATTTATGAGAGTGCTGAAAACAAATCCAACAGTTATTGTTTTTCGATCTTTAAGCCTATTCTTGATTATTTCGTGAAAAATGCCGACGAAGCCAAAGCTGAATTGAGAAAGACCATTGAGGACTTACAGAGTCAGTTGAAAAATGCGAAGGATCGAATCGAAGTAAAAGATATACTTATGAGTGTGAAAGATGAAAACATCTCGGACCTACGGAACCACATTAAATCGCTTGAGACAACGCTATCGGAAAGATCCAAACAGCTTTCGGAGTGCCGTGAGTCTGATTTTCCGGACACATGTCCCAGTGGCGGAGCGAATGAGGTTTACCAAATAAAACCTCGGGGAATGGAGCCATTTAAGGTGCCCTGTGTGTCCTCTGCAGCCGGTTGGACGGTAATCCAGAGACGTTTCGACGGATCCGAGAACTTCGACAGGAACTGGACAGATTATAGACAAGGATTTGGAAATATCAGGGGAGAATTTTTCATTGGCCTGGAGAAACTACATCGAATGACCGTCGCTCGACCCCACGAACTCTACATTAAGCTGGGCAAGGTGGACGGATCCACCAGTTACGCTCGCTATGATGACTTTCAAATTGGCAGTGAAGCAGAGTCGTATGAGCTGAAGAAGACGGGGAAGTACTCCGGAGAAGCCGGTGACTCCATTGCAATGCATCTTGGTAATAAGTTTTCCACATTTGATCGGGATAATGACAGGGATACCAGACATTGCGCCGGTAACAAATGCGGTGGTTGGTGGTACAATGACTGTGCTCAAAG TTCGCTCAATGGACAGTActataaaaatggccaaagtgacgaaaaaaatggaattaatTGGGCTTCATGGCATGACTATACCTATACGATCTCGCTAACCTTTGCCGAAATGATGATAAGGCCCAAATCCCTGTGA
- the moon gene encoding moonshiner, producing the protein MAGRLSKLLPTDGVFIPESRRFPQELMASVMEGLRDDLGELSLGDRKSLEELHRIWSGKMANRLPESNPRPPSPKKRRLRGKKNDPPAKSPAEPPEEEREERNVFEIDDDEIVTNRICVPRKRSHWKLRYFDIKMPAYVLKRGLLNEHFNWEILEGIMSAPDEEATAMFQQFVDDVVKDLTP; encoded by the coding sequence ATGGCCGGTCGCCTGAGTAAGCTGTTGCCCACCGATGGCGTTTTTATACCGGAGTCGCGCCGCTTCCCGCAGGAACTGATGGCCAGCGTGATGGAGGGACTGCGCGACGACTTGGGAGAACTGAGCCTCGGGGATCGCAAGTCGCTGGAGGAATTGCATAGGATTTGGTCGGGGAAGATGGCCAACCGCCTGCCGGAATCGAATCCGCGTCCGCCGTCGCCGAAGAAGCGCCGCCTGCGGGGCAAGAAGAACGACCCGCCGGCGAAGAGTCCAGCGGAACCGCCGGAGGAGGAGCGCGAGGAGCGCAATGTCTTCGAAATAGACGACGACGAGATCGTCACCAACCGCATCTGCGTTCCGCGGAAGCGTTCCCATTGGAAGCTGCGCTACTTCGACATCAAGATGCCCGCCTACGTCCTCAAGAGGGGCTTGCTCAATGAGCACTTCAACTGGGAGATTCTCGAGGGGATCATGTCCGCCCCCGACGAGGAGGCCACCGCCATGTTCCAGCAGTTCGTGGACGATGTGGTCAAGGATCTGACGCCCTAA
- the LOC108063207 gene encoding uncharacterized protein: MVFYLEHVLTGDQVFLLEGVNTLGRHSTCSWIMKYDYMSRFHAIILVKRGQIFIKELEALNGVFLNYSEERIGLGLREISVGDDLSFGVKVNGDEELEIPTSFGIFTVKSKEPDSTDPMDEKPILDERTEPDSTDPLGEDPKLDYPTTEMEGQETNDIEEPEKLH, translated from the exons ATGGTGTTCTACTTGGAGCACGTGCTCACGGGCGATCAGGTTTTCCTGCTCGAGGGCGTAAACACTCTGGGACGCCACTCCACCTGCAGCTGGATAATGAAGTACGACTATATGTCCCGATTCCACGCCATCATCCTGGTGAAGCGCGGTCAGATTTTCATCAAGGAGCTG GAAGCCCTCAATGGCGTGTTCCTGAACTATTCGGAGGAGCGAATAGGATTGGGATTGCGGGAGATATCCGTGGGCGACGACCTGTCCTTCGGGGTCAAGGTGAACGGCGACGAGGAGCTCGAAATACCGACCTCTTTCGGTATCTTTACCGTTAAGTCGAAGGAGCCGGACTCCACCGATCCCATGGACGAAAAGCCGATCCTGGATGAACGTACGGAGCCGGACTCCACCGATCCTCTGGGGGAAGACCCCAAACTGGATTATCCCACAACTGAAATGGAAGGCCAAGAAACTAACGACATCGAAGAGCCAGAAAAATTACACTAA